The Herbiconiux sp. A18JL235 region CGGTCGACACGGCGTCTTTGTCGCCCTTGAACTTGCCCCAGTCGCCGGTGAGCTTCAGCAGCGCGGCGACCTGCTCGGTGGGCTGCGCGCCGACCGAGAGCCAGTACTGGGCGCGGTCGGAGTCGACCTGGATGAGCGAGGGCTCCTCGGTCGGGTGGTACAGACCGATCTCCTCGATGACGCGACCGTCGCGCTTGGTGCGCGAGTCGGCGACGACGATGCGGTAGTAGGGCGCACGGATCTTGCCGAGGCGCTTCAGACGGATTTTGACAGCCACAATTCTCCTGTGTGATCTATGAGGTGGGCGAACTGACGACCGTGAGCGTGGGGGCACACTCGGCACAAGCTCTGAGGGATTCCGTCACGGCCTGATTAGAGGGTCGGGCGCAGACGGACTCGACTGGCTATTCTGACAGATAACGCCGCACAAGCGGTAATTCTCGAGGGGTGCAGATGGAGATCAAGTTCGCCGAGTCGGAGCGCTCGACCCTCGGGATCGAGTGGGAGGTCGCCATGGTGGAGCGATCCTCCGGCGATCTGGTCTCGGCGGCCGACGTCGTGCTCACGGCCCTTCGGGGCGAGGGCGACGCCCCGCATCCGCACATCACCGAGGAGCTGCTGCTCAACACGGTCGAGCTCGTCAGCGGCGTGCACCACACGGTGTCGGATGCGGTCGACGACCTCCAGGGGCAGCTCGCCGAGGTGCGCGCCATCACCGACCCGCTCGACGTGGAGCTCATGTGCGCGGGCTCGCATCCCTTCGGTCAGTGGTTCGAGCAGACGGTGACCGACAAGGAGCGCTACCACAAGCTCATCGACCGCACGCAGTGGTGGGGTCGCAACATGATGATCTGGGGCATCCACGTGCACGTGGGCATCGACGATCGCGAGAAGGCGCTGCCGGTGGCGAACTCGCTGCTCGACTACTACCCGCACCTGCAGGCGCTCAGCGCCTCGAGCCCGTTCTGGGGCGGCGTGAACACGGGGTACGCCAGCAACCGGGCGCTCATGTTCCAGCAGTTGCCCACCGCGGGGCTCCCCTACCAGTTCGGCAGCTGGGCGAACTACGAGGAGTACGTCGCCGACCTGGTGAAGACCGGGGTGATCAGCGACCACACCGAGGTGCGGTGGGACGTGCGGCCGAGCCCGCAGTGGGGAACCGTCGAGATGCGGGCCTGCGACGGGCTGTCGAGCCCGGAGGAGATCGGGGCGGTGGCCGCGTTCATCCAGTGCCTCGTCGACGACATGTCGGAGAAGCTCGACGCCGGCGAGGTGCTTCCCACGATGCAGCCGTGGTTCGTGCGCGAGAACAAATGGCGCGCGGCCCGCTACGGCATGGATGCGGAGATCATCTTGAACGCCGCCGGCGACGAGGAGCCGGTGTCGGATGCGATCCGCCGCGAGCTGGAACGCCTCGCCCCGGTCGCCGAACGGCTCGATTGCGTGGCCGAGCTCGACCAGGTGAACCTCATCCTCGACAACGGCGCCAGCTACCAGCGCCAGCTCAGGGTCGCCGAGCAGAACGGCGGCAGCCTCCGCGCCGTCGTCTCCTCCCTCACCAAGGAACTCCGCCACGGACTGAAGCCCCTCCCCGCCAAACCCGAGGAGCCCCAGGAAGACTTCGTCATCTAGAAGGCACCCGCACCCACCCGCAACTCGGAGGCGAGCCGCACCGCAACGGGCCCTTCCCAGACAACCCAAGGTGAAGGGGTGGCCGCGCCAGCGACCACCCCTTCACATGTCGCGCCGCGCCGGGCAAGGACCGGCGCGGCCGGCCGGAGCCGCGCGCAGCACGGCCCCGGCCGCAGCCAGCACAGTCAGCGCACTGAGTCGCGCCACTTTACGAGGTCGCGCACCTCGTCCATGGCGATGTCGGGGCCGGAGACGCCGAGGGTGAAGAGGGTGACGCCGAGTTCGAGCTGACGGTCGCGGTCGCGGAGGGTGGAGTTGTCGGCCGAGCGGGTGCCGACCGAGATCTCGATGTCGGAGACGTCGCGCTCGACCTTCTCGCACCACTCGCCGAGCACTCCGAGCTTCCGCTCGAGGGTTTCGGTGTCGGAGAAGGAGTGCCAGATGTCGGCGTGCTGGGCGACGATGCGGAGCGTCTTCTTCTCGCCGCCACCGCCGATCAGCACGGGGATGTCGCGGGTGGGCGCGGGGTTGAGCTTCGCCCAGCGCGCCTCGATGCGCGGCATCGCCTCCGAGAGCGCGTCGAGGCGCTGGCCTGCGGTGCCGAACTCGTAGCCGTACTCGTCGTAGTCGCGCTCGAACCAGCCCGAGCCGATGCCGAACACGAGCCGGCCCTCCGCGCCGTCCTTCGCACTGATGTGGTCGACGGTGCGGGCCATGTCGGCGAGCAGGTCGGGGTTGCGGTAGCTGTTGCAGGTGACCAGCGGGCCGAACTGGATGCGCGTGGTCTGCTCGGCCCAGGCGGCGAGCATGGTCCACCCCTCGAAGTGCAGGCCGTCGGGCTCGCCCGAGAGCGGGTAGAAGTGGTCCCAGTTGAAGGCGACGTCGACGTCGAGGTCTTCGAGCTCGGCGAGGGTGTCGCGGATGGTGGCGTAGGAGGAGTGCTGGGGGGCGATCTGCACGCCGACGCGCACAGGGCGGGAGGTTGTGGTCATGAGTGTCAGCTTAGGCACCCTGACCCCCTGCGCGGCAGCCGCCTCCGGAGAAGTCCCCGAGTGGTCAGCGGAGGAACCGCTGCAACGCCTCGAGCTCTTCGGGGCTGGGGTTCGCGGAGCCGTTCGCGGCCTTCGAGCCCAGCCCGAAACCTGCGCCCCCGCTCGTGCTAGCGGTCACCGCCGGCTTCTCGCCTGCCGCCCGTGCCGCGTTCTCAGCTGCGCGCTTCGCCGGGTTGCCCGAGCGCGATCCGCTCTTCTTCTTCGCCTGCTGCTTGCCGCGCCCGCCCCCGAAGCCGGCGCCCGGGATGGGGCCCATGCCGGGAACGTTCGGCACGCCGCCCTTGGCCACCGTCTTCATCATCTTCGCCGCCTGCTCGAACCTCTGCACGAGCGAGTTGACGTCGGTGACCGTCATGCCCGAGCCGCGCGCGATGCGCAGGCGCCGTGAGCCGTTCAGGAGCTTGGGGTTCGTGCGCTCGGCGGGGGTCATCGACTGGATGATCGCCTCGGTGCGCACGATCTCGCGCTCGTCGAAGTTCTCCAGCTGCTGCTTCAGACCGCCTGCGCCGGGCAGCATGCCCATCATCTTCTTGATGGAGCCGACGTTGCGCAGCTGCTGCATCTGCTTCAGGAAGTCGTCGAGCGTGAAGCTGTCGGTCGCGAACTTCTCGGCGACCTTGCGCGCCTCTTCCTCGTCGAAGGCCGACTGCGCCTGCTCGATGAGGGAGAGGATGTCGCCGAGGTCGAGGATGCGCGACGCCATCCGGTCGGGATGGAATGCCTCGAAGTCGTCGAGGGTCTCACCGGTCGAGGCGAAGATGATGGGGCGGCCGGTGACCGAGGCCACCGAGAGCGCGGCACCACCGCGGGAGTCGCCGTCGAGCTTCGTGAGCACGACGCCTGTGAAGTCGACGCCCTCCTGGAAGGCGCGGGCCGTGGCCACGGCGTCTTGACCCATGATGGAGTCGATGACGAAGAGCACCTCGTCGGGGTTCGTCGCACGGCGGATGTCGGCGGCCTGCTTCATCATGTCAGCGTCGACGCCGAGCCGGCCTGCGGTGTCGATGATGACCGTGTCGTACTGCTTGTCGACCGCGAACTTGATGGAGTCTTTCGCGACCTGCACCGGGTTGCCCACCCCGTTGCCGGGCTCGGGCGCGTAGACCGCGACCCCCGCCTGCCCACCCACGATCTGCAGCTGGTTGACGGCGTTCGGGCGCTGCAGGTCGGCGGCGACGAGCAGCGGCGTGTGGTTGTCTTTGGCGAGCCACTTGGCGAGCTTGCCGGCCAGGGTCGTCTTACCGGCACCCTGGAGGCCCGCGAGCATGATGATTGTCGGCGGGCGCTTGGCGAACTCGAGCCGCCGCTGCTGACCGCCGAGGATCTGCACGAGCTCCTCGTTGACGATCTGCACGACCTGCTGCGCGGGGTTCAGCGCACGGTTCACCTCGTCGCCGAGGGCGCGCTCGCGCACCTTGCCGGTGAACTCCTTCACGACCTCGAGCGCGACGTCGGCGTCGAGCAGGGCGCGGCGGATCTCGCGGACCGTCGAGTCGACGTCGGCCGGGCTCAGCTTGCCCTTCGTGCGGAGGTTCTTGAAGGTTTCCGAGAGCCTGTCCGAGAGATTTCCAAAAGTAGCCATGGTGCACTCAGTTTAACCGGTGCGGGGCCGGGAGCT contains the following coding sequences:
- a CDS encoding glutamate--cysteine ligase translates to MEIKFAESERSTLGIEWEVAMVERSSGDLVSAADVVLTALRGEGDAPHPHITEELLLNTVELVSGVHHTVSDAVDDLQGQLAEVRAITDPLDVELMCAGSHPFGQWFEQTVTDKERYHKLIDRTQWWGRNMMIWGIHVHVGIDDREKALPVANSLLDYYPHLQALSASSPFWGGVNTGYASNRALMFQQLPTAGLPYQFGSWANYEEYVADLVKTGVISDHTEVRWDVRPSPQWGTVEMRACDGLSSPEEIGAVAAFIQCLVDDMSEKLDAGEVLPTMQPWFVRENKWRAARYGMDAEIILNAAGDEEPVSDAIRRELERLAPVAERLDCVAELDQVNLILDNGASYQRQLRVAEQNGGSLRAVVSSLTKELRHGLKPLPAKPEEPQEDFVI
- a CDS encoding LLM class F420-dependent oxidoreductase, with product MTTTSRPVRVGVQIAPQHSSYATIRDTLAELEDLDVDVAFNWDHFYPLSGEPDGLHFEGWTMLAAWAEQTTRIQFGPLVTCNSYRNPDLLADMARTVDHISAKDGAEGRLVFGIGSGWFERDYDEYGYEFGTAGQRLDALSEAMPRIEARWAKLNPAPTRDIPVLIGGGGEKKTLRIVAQHADIWHSFSDTETLERKLGVLGEWCEKVERDVSDIEISVGTRSADNSTLRDRDRQLELGVTLFTLGVSGPDIAMDEVRDLVKWRDSVR
- the ffh gene encoding signal recognition particle protein — translated: MATFGNLSDRLSETFKNLRTKGKLSPADVDSTVREIRRALLDADVALEVVKEFTGKVRERALGDEVNRALNPAQQVVQIVNEELVQILGGQQRRLEFAKRPPTIIMLAGLQGAGKTTLAGKLAKWLAKDNHTPLLVAADLQRPNAVNQLQIVGGQAGVAVYAPEPGNGVGNPVQVAKDSIKFAVDKQYDTVIIDTAGRLGVDADMMKQAADIRRATNPDEVLFVIDSIMGQDAVATARAFQEGVDFTGVVLTKLDGDSRGGAALSVASVTGRPIIFASTGETLDDFEAFHPDRMASRILDLGDILSLIEQAQSAFDEEEARKVAEKFATDSFTLDDFLKQMQQLRNVGSIKKMMGMLPGAGGLKQQLENFDEREIVRTEAIIQSMTPAERTNPKLLNGSRRLRIARGSGMTVTDVNSLVQRFEQAAKMMKTVAKGGVPNVPGMGPIPGAGFGGGRGKQQAKKKSGSRSGNPAKRAAENAARAAGEKPAVTASTSGGAGFGLGSKAANGSANPSPEELEALQRFLR
- the rpsP gene encoding 30S ribosomal protein S16, coding for MAVKIRLKRLGKIRAPYYRIVVADSRTKRDGRVIEEIGLYHPTEEPSLIQVDSDRAQYWLSVGAQPTEQVAALLKLTGDWGKFKGDKDAVSTVKVKGEKEAFVADEKKKPVLKPKAEKPAAVEAEAAADAEAAAATDSEANEAAVESAEDAADKA